A genomic stretch from Arachis stenosperma cultivar V10309 chromosome 3, arast.V10309.gnm1.PFL2, whole genome shotgun sequence includes:
- the LOC130967534 gene encoding DNA-directed RNA polymerases II, IV and V subunit 12-like yields MDPQAKLLSYICGDCGMENTLKPSDVIQCRECGYCILYKKYTCRIVQYEAR; encoded by the exons ATGGATCCTCAGGCTAAGCTGCTGAGCTACATTTGCGGTGATTGTGGGATGGAGAACACACTGAAACCCAGTGACGTCATCCAGTGCCGTGAGTGCGGTTACTGCATCCTTTACAAGAAGTATACCTGTCGCA TTGTTCAGTATGAGGCTCgctga
- the LOC130967532 gene encoding DNA-directed RNA polymerases II, IV and V subunit 12-like yields MDPQAEPLSYICGDCGMENTLKPRDVIQCHECGYCILYKKYTCRIVQYEAR; encoded by the exons ATGGATCCTCAGGCTGAGCCGCTGAGCTACATTTGTGGTGATTGTGGGATGGAGAACACACTGAAACCCAGGGACGTCATCCAGTGCCATGAGTGCGGTTACTGCATCCTTTACAAGAAGTATACCTGTCGCA TTGTTCAGTATGAGGCTCgctga